A single Natrinema pellirubrum DSM 15624 DNA region contains:
- a CDS encoding acyl-CoA dehydrogenase family protein: MNFESTDERAMIRSTAEAVAAEYGREYWREKEADGEFAQEFWDELAEAGFHGLLVPEEYGGAGMGMQEMGLAMETLCAEGCGMAGTWYLVLTAGMAAVGIRENGTEAQKERYLPDIAAGERNFSIGITEPEAGTNTLNVATRAEKDGDEYVLNGNKAWITFADRADNMILVTRTTPRADVDRGTDGISLFIVDMDDPGIDVSPIPKHGINYSKSCEVFIEDVRIPKENLLGAEDEGWWALLDMLNPERLGFAAAGTGIGKLAADTAIEYATDREVFGAPVGSHQAVSFPITKAYARMETAALMREKAAWRYDQGEECGYETNVAKATAVEAGIEAVKQSMQAFGGWGYAKEYDVERWWREINLTRLAPVSQQMAYNHIGQELGFPKSY; encoded by the coding sequence ATGAATTTCGAATCTACCGACGAACGCGCGATGATCCGGTCGACCGCAGAGGCGGTCGCGGCCGAATACGGACGGGAGTACTGGCGAGAAAAAGAAGCGGACGGCGAGTTCGCACAGGAGTTCTGGGACGAACTCGCGGAGGCCGGGTTCCACGGCTTGTTGGTTCCGGAGGAGTACGGCGGTGCCGGCATGGGCATGCAGGAGATGGGCCTGGCGATGGAGACGCTCTGTGCCGAGGGCTGTGGCATGGCCGGGACCTGGTATCTGGTCCTTACCGCGGGGATGGCCGCCGTCGGCATCCGCGAGAACGGGACCGAGGCCCAGAAGGAGCGGTACTTACCTGACATCGCGGCCGGCGAGCGAAACTTCTCGATCGGCATCACCGAGCCCGAAGCGGGAACGAACACGCTGAACGTCGCCACGCGCGCGGAGAAAGACGGCGACGAGTACGTCCTCAACGGCAACAAGGCGTGGATCACCTTCGCCGACCGGGCGGACAACATGATCCTCGTCACCCGGACGACCCCGCGAGCGGACGTCGACCGTGGCACCGACGGCATCAGCCTGTTCATCGTCGATATGGACGACCCCGGGATCGACGTCTCACCGATCCCCAAACACGGCATCAACTACTCGAAGTCCTGTGAGGTGTTCATCGAGGACGTTCGCATCCCCAAGGAGAACCTGCTCGGGGCGGAAGACGAGGGCTGGTGGGCGCTGCTCGATATGTTAAACCCCGAGCGCCTCGGCTTCGCCGCGGCCGGGACGGGGATCGGGAAACTGGCCGCCGACACCGCCATCGAGTACGCCACCGACCGCGAGGTGTTCGGTGCCCCGGTCGGTAGCCACCAGGCCGTCTCGTTCCCCATCACCAAGGCCTACGCGCGGATGGAAACGGCCGCGCTCATGCGCGAGAAGGCCGCCTGGCGCTACGATCAGGGCGAGGAGTGTGGCTACGAGACGAACGTCGCGAAGGCGACGGCCGTCGAGGCCGGCATCGAAGCCGTCAAGCAGTCGATGCAGGCGTTCGGGGGCTGGGGCTACGCGAAAGAGTACGACGTCGAGCGCTGGTGGCGCGAGATCAACCTCACGAGACTCGCACCGGTCTCCCAGCAGATGGCCTACAACCACATCGGCCAGGAACTCGGCTTCCCCAAATCCTACTGA
- a CDS encoding acetyl-CoA carboxylase biotin carboxylase subunit, which yields MFDKVLVANRGEIAVRVMAACEELGIGTVAVYSDADRDAGHVEYADEAYNVGPAPASESYLDQETIVDVADRAGADAIHPGYGFLAENADFARRVEATDGITWVGPPSDAMETLGEKTNARTVMQAADVPVVPGTTEPVADADEVRTLGEEYGYPIAIKAEGGGGGRGMKIVRSEAEVDDALESARREGEAYFDNDSVYVEKYLESPKHIEVQVLADRHGNVRHLGERDCSLQRRHQKVIEEAPSPALDDDLRDEIGEAARQGVREAGYTNAGTVEFLVEDGEFYFMEVNTRIQVEHTVTEEVTGIDIVRWQLRVAAGEELAFDQADVEIDGHAVEYRINAENPAADFAPTPGKLTTYRPPASIGVRLDHAVAQGDEIGGDYDSMIGKLIVSGDDRDHCLERSKRALEHFAVDGVHTTIPFHRLLLDDETFVTGDHTTTYLDRELDDDALEAAVDRWGSATATDGNGSTATTSEVTVEVDGRRFDVVIEDGVSQATGARTETGAASGGGAAGGDDAELAAAGAVTAEMQGTILSVAVEEGDEVAAGDVLCVLEAMKMENDVVASTDGTVQSVPISAGDSVDMGDTLVTLE from the coding sequence ATGTTCGACAAAGTCCTCGTCGCCAATCGCGGCGAAATCGCGGTCCGCGTGATGGCAGCGTGCGAAGAACTCGGTATCGGAACGGTCGCCGTCTACAGCGACGCCGACCGCGACGCCGGCCACGTCGAGTACGCCGACGAGGCCTACAACGTCGGCCCGGCACCGGCCAGCGAGTCGTACCTCGACCAGGAGACGATCGTCGACGTCGCCGACCGGGCCGGCGCGGACGCGATCCACCCCGGCTACGGCTTTCTCGCGGAGAACGCCGACTTCGCCCGTCGCGTCGAAGCGACCGACGGGATCACGTGGGTCGGCCCGCCGAGCGACGCGATGGAGACGCTCGGCGAAAAGACGAACGCTCGAACCGTCATGCAGGCGGCCGACGTCCCGGTCGTCCCCGGGACGACCGAGCCGGTCGCCGACGCCGACGAGGTGCGGACGCTGGGCGAGGAGTACGGCTACCCCATCGCGATCAAGGCCGAAGGCGGTGGCGGCGGCCGCGGCATGAAGATCGTCCGCAGCGAGGCCGAAGTCGATGACGCCCTCGAGAGCGCCCGGCGCGAGGGCGAGGCCTACTTCGACAACGACTCGGTCTACGTCGAGAAGTACCTCGAGTCACCCAAACACATCGAGGTCCAGGTCCTCGCCGATCGGCACGGCAACGTCCGGCACCTCGGCGAGCGCGACTGTTCGCTGCAGCGCCGCCACCAGAAGGTCATCGAGGAGGCCCCCAGTCCGGCGCTCGACGACGACCTGCGCGACGAAATCGGCGAGGCCGCCCGGCAGGGCGTCCGCGAGGCCGGCTACACGAACGCCGGGACGGTCGAGTTCCTCGTCGAGGACGGCGAGTTCTACTTCATGGAAGTGAACACGCGGATCCAGGTCGAACACACCGTCACCGAGGAAGTAACCGGAATCGACATCGTCCGGTGGCAGCTCCGGGTCGCCGCCGGCGAGGAACTCGCCTTCGACCAGGCCGACGTCGAGATCGACGGCCACGCGGTCGAGTACCGCATCAATGCCGAGAACCCGGCCGCCGACTTCGCGCCGACCCCCGGGAAGCTGACGACCTACAGGCCGCCGGCGAGCATCGGCGTCCGCCTCGACCACGCGGTCGCACAGGGCGACGAGATCGGCGGCGACTACGACTCGATGATCGGGAAACTGATCGTCAGCGGCGACGACCGCGACCACTGTCTCGAGCGCTCGAAACGCGCGCTCGAACACTTCGCCGTCGACGGCGTCCACACGACGATCCCGTTCCACCGGCTGCTGCTCGACGACGAGACCTTCGTCACCGGCGATCACACGACGACGTATCTCGACCGGGAACTCGATGACGACGCGCTCGAGGCGGCCGTCGATCGCTGGGGCTCCGCGACGGCAACCGACGGGAACGGGTCCACGGCGACGACGAGCGAGGTCACCGTCGAGGTCGACGGCCGACGGTTCGACGTCGTCATCGAGGACGGCGTGTCGCAGGCGACGGGAGCCCGAACCGAGACGGGAGCCGCTTCCGGCGGTGGGGCCGCGGGCGGGGACGACGCCGAACTCGCCGCTGCCGGGGCCGTCACCGCCGAAATGCAGGGGACCATCCTCTCGGTCGCCGTCGAGGAAGGCGACGAGGTCGCGGCCGGCGACGTCCTCTGTGTCCTCGAGGCGATGAAAATGGAGAACGACGTGGTCGCCAGCACCGACGGTACGGTCCAGTCGGTGCCGATCTCGGCGGGCGACTCCGTCGACATGGGCGACACCCTCGTGACACTGGAGTGA
- a CDS encoding acyl-CoA carboxylase subunit beta — translation MRVKIASDTTDAQARAIAEAMASKYREDVTVVDDGGTELASASADGGTDEPADPEPEPELGPTAREEALLAEIDDILAGGPEKYKDQLPDQGKLFVRDRIDLWFGDDFLFEDGKFAAFDDWHPDGANTDADDDDRLPADGLITGAAEFEGRDVHFMANDYTVKRGSMAAKGVEKFLRMQQRALKTGKPVLYLMDSSGGRIDQQTGFFANREGIGKYYYNHSMLSGRVPQICVLYGPCIAGAAYTPVFADFTVMVRDVSAMAIASPRMVEMVTGEQIDLQELGGPDVHAAHSGSADLIADDEEHARKLVAKLIGYLPNNSDETPPRTDGRAPAASPDGIDAVVPQEPNKGYDMFDVIDRIVDAGSTLELRSEYGPEIITAFARIDGRPIGIVANQPAHRAGAIFPDAAEKAAEFIWTCDAYDIPLLYLCDTPGFMAGSQVEKDGILEQGKKMIYATSSATVPKQSVVVRKAYGAGIYAMSGPAYDPESVIGLPSGEIAIMGPEAAINAVYARKLAEIDNEDERERMERELREEYREDIDVHRMASEVVVDEIVPPSDLREELEARFAFYETVEKDLPDKKHGTVL, via the coding sequence ATGCGAGTCAAAATTGCAAGCGACACGACCGACGCGCAGGCGCGGGCCATCGCCGAAGCGATGGCGTCGAAGTACCGGGAGGACGTCACCGTCGTCGACGACGGCGGGACGGAACTCGCCAGTGCGTCCGCCGACGGTGGGACCGACGAACCGGCCGACCCCGAGCCGGAACCGGAACTCGGACCGACGGCCCGCGAGGAGGCGCTGCTGGCGGAGATCGACGATATCCTCGCGGGCGGCCCCGAGAAGTACAAGGATCAGCTGCCCGATCAGGGGAAGCTGTTCGTCCGCGACCGGATCGATCTCTGGTTCGGCGACGACTTCCTCTTCGAGGACGGGAAGTTCGCGGCGTTCGACGACTGGCATCCGGACGGTGCAAACACCGACGCGGACGACGACGACCGGCTGCCGGCCGACGGTCTGATCACCGGCGCCGCCGAGTTCGAGGGCCGCGACGTCCACTTCATGGCCAACGACTACACGGTCAAACGCGGAAGCATGGCCGCGAAGGGCGTCGAGAAGTTCCTCCGGATGCAACAACGGGCCCTGAAGACCGGGAAGCCGGTGTTGTACCTGATGGACTCCTCGGGCGGACGGATCGACCAGCAGACCGGCTTCTTCGCCAACCGCGAGGGCATCGGGAAGTACTACTACAACCACTCGATGCTCTCGGGTCGGGTGCCCCAGATCTGCGTCCTCTATGGCCCCTGTATCGCCGGTGCGGCCTACACCCCCGTCTTCGCGGACTTCACGGTCATGGTCCGGGACGTAAGCGCGATGGCCATCGCCAGCCCGCGCATGGTCGAGATGGTCACCGGCGAGCAGATCGACCTCCAGGAACTGGGCGGGCCGGACGTCCACGCCGCCCACTCCGGGAGCGCGGACCTCATCGCCGACGACGAGGAACACGCCCGGAAACTGGTCGCGAAACTCATCGGCTATCTCCCGAACAACAGCGACGAGACCCCGCCCCGAACGGACGGGCGGGCACCCGCCGCCTCGCCCGACGGCATCGACGCCGTCGTGCCCCAGGAGCCCAACAAGGGCTATGACATGTTCGACGTCATCGACCGGATCGTCGACGCGGGGTCGACGCTCGAGTTGCGGTCCGAGTACGGCCCGGAGATCATCACCGCCTTCGCCCGGATCGACGGCCGGCCGATCGGGATCGTCGCCAACCAGCCGGCACACCGGGCTGGCGCGATCTTCCCCGACGCCGCCGAGAAGGCCGCCGAGTTCATCTGGACCTGTGACGCCTACGACATCCCCTTGCTCTACCTCTGTGACACGCCCGGCTTCATGGCCGGCTCACAGGTCGAGAAAGACGGGATCCTAGAGCAGGGCAAGAAGATGATCTACGCGACTTCCTCGGCGACGGTACCGAAACAGTCGGTGGTCGTCCGCAAGGCCTACGGCGCGGGCATCTACGCGATGTCCGGCCCCGCCTACGACCCCGAGAGCGTCATCGGGCTCCCCTCCGGCGAGATCGCGATCATGGGCCCCGAAGCGGCGATCAACGCCGTCTACGCCCGCAAACTCGCCGAAATCGACAACGAGGACGAACGCGAACGGATGGAACGGGAACTCCGCGAGGAGTACCGCGAGGACATCGACGTCCACCGGATGGCCAGCGAGGTCGTCGTCGACGAGATCGTCCCGCCGAGCGACTTGCGGGAGGAACTCGAGGCTCGATTTGCCTTCTACGAGACCGTCGAGAAGGACCTGCCCGACAAGAAACACGGCACCGTTCTCTGA
- a CDS encoding MaoC family dehydratase: MTGRYYEEFEVGETIEHEKRRTISERDNQQFCDMTMNQQPLHLDAEFASATQFDGRLVNGLYTMSLAVGLTIPDTTDGTIVANLSYDNVEHPNPVYHGDTIRVQSTVTDKHETSDGERGIVTMHVEVFKVNDPEEPLVCAFDRTALSLKRDHAD, from the coding sequence ATGACAGGACGCTACTACGAGGAGTTCGAGGTCGGCGAGACCATCGAACACGAGAAACGACGGACGATCAGCGAACGCGACAACCAGCAGTTCTGCGATATGACGATGAACCAGCAGCCGCTGCATCTCGACGCCGAGTTCGCGTCGGCGACGCAGTTCGACGGCCGGCTGGTCAACGGGCTCTACACGATGAGTCTGGCCGTCGGGCTCACGATCCCCGACACCACCGACGGTACGATCGTCGCGAACCTCTCCTACGACAACGTCGAGCATCCGAACCCGGTCTATCACGGCGATACGATCCGGGTCCAGTCGACGGTCACCGACAAGCACGAGACCAGCGACGGTGAACGCGGCATCGTCACCATGCACGTCGAAGTGTTCAAAGTGAACGATCCGGAGGAGCCGCTGGTCTGTGCGTTCGACCGGACCGCGCTCTCGCTGAAACGCGACCACGCCGACTGA
- a CDS encoding class I SAM-dependent methyltransferase — translation MKAAVRTNFDESVSAYDAYEQRTGRFTALAKLLAAELSARADGPVDAVLDAGAGTGVSTRVFADRARRTVALDISREMLRELEGAPRVEADFDRLPFVEDSFDAVAFTASLFLVPDPAVATREAARVLRPGGVVGAVAPLGWVDADGRDVFAALERESRSPTGADAVEAALAEEFTVTTGTWRFATTAADVRHFHAIPAMAARLYPKLDAEERVAKARDLLGGLEGTVEQRWRWIVGVVD, via the coding sequence ATGAAGGCCGCCGTCCGGACGAACTTCGACGAGAGCGTCTCTGCGTACGACGCCTACGAGCAACGCACCGGTCGGTTCACCGCACTCGCGAAGCTGTTGGCCGCCGAACTGTCGGCTCGAGCGGATGGTCCCGTCGATGCCGTCCTCGACGCCGGTGCAGGTACGGGCGTGAGTACGCGCGTCTTCGCCGACCGGGCCCGGCGAACGGTCGCGCTGGATATCAGCCGTGAGATGCTGCGCGAACTCGAGGGCGCGCCGCGGGTTGAAGCCGATTTCGATCGCCTCCCCTTCGTCGAGGACTCGTTCGACGCCGTCGCGTTTACCGCGTCGCTCTTTCTGGTCCCGGATCCCGCGGTCGCGACGCGGGAAGCGGCCCGCGTCCTGCGGCCGGGCGGGGTCGTGGGGGCCGTCGCGCCGCTTGGCTGGGTCGACGCCGACGGACGGGACGTCTTCGCGGCCCTCGAGCGGGAGTCGCGGTCGCCGACGGGTGCCGACGCGGTCGAGGCGGCGCTCGCCGAGGAGTTCACCGTCACGACGGGGACGTGGCGGTTCGCGACGACGGCCGCGGACGTACGGCACTTTCACGCGATTCCGGCGATGGCGGCGCGGCTCTACCCGAAACTCGACGCCGAGGAGCGCGTCGCGAAGGCGCGCGATCTGCTTGGTGGCCTCGAGGGTACCGTCGAACAGCGGTGGCGATGGATCGTCGGCGTCGTCGACTGA
- a CDS encoding HpcH/HpaI aldolase/citrate lyase family protein has protein sequence MVRRSVLFAPGDEPEIMRKAATSEADVVVFDLEDAVAPADKAAAREAVRDVLDDGAAEPERCVRVNPVGTSAATDLEAILEGTQPDSVMLPKTESAADVRTVERLFDEYDADLPVLSLIESAAGVLRADEIATAAATDALLFGAEDLAADIGATRTSEGTEVLYARERTVLAASAAGVDAIDTVYTDFTDTDGLRDETAFAARLGYDGKIAIHPAQVPVINDAFTPSDDDVEWAERVLDARDRTDAGVFEVDGEMIDAPLIAQAERILERAEQVE, from the coding sequence ATGGTTCGCCGAAGCGTTCTGTTCGCCCCGGGAGACGAACCCGAGATCATGCGGAAAGCGGCCACGAGCGAGGCGGATGTCGTCGTCTTCGACCTCGAGGACGCGGTCGCACCGGCCGACAAGGCAGCCGCACGCGAGGCCGTTCGCGACGTCCTCGACGACGGCGCGGCCGAGCCCGAACGCTGCGTTCGCGTAAATCCGGTCGGCACGTCGGCCGCGACCGATCTCGAGGCGATCCTCGAGGGAACGCAGCCGGATAGCGTGATGCTCCCGAAAACGGAGTCAGCAGCCGACGTCCGAACGGTCGAGCGCCTCTTCGACGAATACGATGCCGATCTCCCGGTCCTATCACTGATCGAGTCCGCCGCGGGCGTCCTCCGGGCCGACGAGATCGCCACGGCCGCCGCGACCGACGCACTCTTGTTCGGCGCCGAGGACCTCGCGGCGGACATCGGCGCGACGCGGACGAGCGAGGGAACGGAGGTGTTGTACGCTCGAGAGCGGACCGTTCTCGCAGCCAGCGCCGCCGGCGTCGACGCTATCGATACCGTCTATACGGACTTCACGGATACGGACGGGCTTCGCGACGAAACGGCCTTTGCCGCGCGGCTCGGGTACGATGGGAAGATCGCGATCCATCCCGCGCAGGTCCCTGTCATCAACGACGCCTTCACGCCGAGCGACGACGACGTCGAGTGGGCGGAGCGCGTTCTCGACGCCCGAGACCGGACGGATGCGGGCGTGTTCGAAGTCGACGGCGAGATGATCGATGCGCCGCTTATCGCACAGGCCGAACGCATCCTCGAGCGTGCCGAGCAGGTGGAGTGA
- a CDS encoding PadR family transcriptional regulator: MYDLTGFQRDLLYVIAGQDEPHGLAIKDELETYYEKEIHHGRLYPNLDDVVEKGLVEKGELDQRTNYYTITARGRRELEARREWEDQYVEELLSESE; the protein is encoded by the coding sequence ATGTACGATCTCACGGGCTTTCAGCGTGACCTGCTGTACGTGATCGCCGGACAGGACGAGCCGCACGGACTCGCGATCAAGGACGAACTCGAGACCTACTACGAGAAGGAGATCCACCACGGGCGACTCTATCCGAATCTCGACGACGTCGTCGAGAAGGGTCTCGTCGAGAAGGGCGAACTCGACCAGCGGACGAACTACTACACGATCACGGCGCGCGGGCGGCGCGAACTCGAGGCGCGCCGGGAGTGGGAAGATCAGTACGTCGAGGAATTGCTCTCGGAGTCGGAGTGA
- a CDS encoding polyprenyl synthetase family protein has translation MTRELSLSERRDAIDERLEGTLETARGDYLLPARTAVVDRDDRWYGQLVALVANSVTDAPDSPSILRAATAMELFRGYSHLRERLLARLDTPGTEAVAWESNAALLAADYLQTAAYSMLGSLEGTAGGTCIERLATVSERLVETLADADFDSQPTPAAYRSFVDGTAGALGRGAADIGATLAAVDDRQRGRFETVGRGGSVERRIRDDVATDTVSSRPGPRVRDDRQLRRYARSQHADATRALRTLSSTADVDSLREFLGRTVPSDPELH, from the coding sequence ATGACTCGTGAACTCTCGCTCAGCGAACGTCGGGACGCGATCGACGAGCGGCTCGAGGGGACGCTCGAAACCGCGCGTGGCGACTACCTGCTGCCGGCACGGACGGCCGTCGTCGACCGGGACGATCGGTGGTACGGACAGCTCGTCGCGCTCGTCGCGAACTCGGTCACGGACGCGCCGGACTCGCCGTCGATACTCCGGGCTGCGACCGCGATGGAGCTGTTCCGGGGCTACTCGCACCTTCGGGAACGGTTGCTGGCCAGACTCGACACGCCGGGAACCGAAGCAGTGGCGTGGGAGTCGAACGCGGCGTTACTGGCCGCCGACTACCTCCAGACGGCGGCGTATTCGATGCTCGGATCGCTCGAGGGAACAGCGGGAGGGACGTGCATCGAACGCCTCGCAACCGTTTCGGAGCGACTCGTCGAAACGCTCGCCGACGCGGATTTCGACTCGCAGCCGACGCCGGCGGCGTACCGGTCGTTCGTCGACGGAACGGCGGGTGCGCTCGGTCGCGGTGCGGCCGATATCGGCGCGACGCTTGCGGCTGTCGACGATCGGCAGCGAGGTCGCTTCGAAACGGTTGGACGCGGCGGCAGTGTCGAACGGCGCATCCGAGACGACGTTGCAACCGACACGGTGTCGTCCCGTCCCGGCCCCCGAGTCCGTGACGACCGGCAACTGCGTCGGTACGCACGATCCCAGCACGCGGACGCGACTCGAGCGCTTCGGACCCTCTCGTCGACCGCGGACGTCGACTCCCTTCGCGAATTTCTCGGTCGAACCGTCCCGAGCGATCCCGAACTCCACTGA
- a CDS encoding TetR/AcrR family transcriptional regulator has translation MAKSPTEPVSDPNEEIMRATYRALREHGYADLTIQRIADEYGKSTAAIHYHYDTKEDLLAAFLDYVLDRFKDTVHEVETTDPERRLDKLLDKLLVEPEDHQDLLVAILEMRSQAPYKDRFSDRFRQNDEYVRYLLRTVIDQGIQDGVFVDVDTEHVARALMTIVDGARTRAVVLDEDCALTTARRTADEYVTSVLLND, from the coding sequence ATGGCAAAGTCGCCAACTGAGCCGGTCTCCGACCCGAACGAGGAGATCATGCGTGCGACCTATCGCGCGCTTCGCGAACACGGATACGCCGACCTCACGATCCAACGGATCGCCGACGAGTACGGGAAGTCGACGGCCGCGATCCACTACCACTACGACACCAAAGAGGACCTGCTCGCGGCGTTTCTGGATTACGTCCTCGATCGGTTCAAGGACACCGTCCACGAGGTCGAAACGACGGATCCGGAACGGCGACTCGACAAACTGCTCGACAAACTGCTCGTCGAGCCCGAAGACCACCAGGACTTACTCGTCGCGATCCTGGAGATGCGGAGTCAGGCACCGTACAAGGACCGGTTCAGCGACCGGTTTCGGCAGAACGACGAATACGTGCGGTACCTGCTTCGCACGGTGATCGACCAGGGGATTCAGGACGGCGTCTTCGTCGACGTCGACACCGAACACGTCGCACGCGCGCTCATGACGATCGTCGACGGGGCCCGAACTCGAGCGGTCGTACTGGACGAAGACTGTGCGCTTACAACGGCGAGACGGACCGCCGACGAGTACGTAACGAGCGTCCTCTTGAACGACTGA
- a CDS encoding zinc ribbon domain-containing protein has protein sequence MPKSISQKRPWLAALLAALATGLGHLYLRRLRRALGWIVVSFGVSAAFVDPAAIDALLAGNGTTETLLAVAPMLLVVGLSTVDAYLLAYTQQTRTTPSPPSETEPTDCPHCGNELDPDLEFCHWCTRAVENADRDAATDGT, from the coding sequence ATGCCCAAGTCGATATCGCAGAAGCGACCGTGGCTTGCAGCACTGCTCGCGGCGCTCGCCACCGGACTCGGGCACCTGTACCTCCGACGGCTGCGCCGTGCGCTTGGCTGGATCGTCGTTTCGTTCGGCGTGTCCGCCGCGTTCGTCGATCCGGCAGCGATCGACGCGTTACTGGCCGGGAACGGAACCACGGAGACACTGCTTGCCGTCGCACCGATGCTCCTCGTCGTGGGACTCAGTACCGTCGACGCGTACCTGCTCGCGTACACACAGCAGACGAGGACGACCCCGTCACCGCCGTCCGAGACGGAACCGACTGACTGTCCCCACTGCGGAAACGAACTCGATCCGGACCTCGAGTTCTGTCACTGGTGTACGAGAGCGGTCGAGAACGCCGATCGAGACGCGGCGACCGACGGCACCTGA
- a CDS encoding LLM class flavin-dependent oxidoreductase yields MELSAVDLSPVPDDGTATDAYANTVAAARQAERLGYSRFWVAEHHGMATRIAGTAPEVLLGHLAAETDAIRLGSGAVLLNHYSPFKVAEQFGALDALAPGRIDAGLGRANGSPAADRALGTDRRVQNPDEDHTEKIKAVVDHLYDDYPEGHAYSDLEIPRSGEAEPVPWVLGSSPSSAAIAGELGLRYCFAAFIRPQLATRSFEAYRDHFESSRLADGLDEPQGMLAVNAVCAETDQAAARIRAVAEATYKRMQRGEIGTRPSIEDAIDELGGVPQPTPATLDAEEWPRAISGNPETVAGLLEQLADRVGVDEVMIQHVVPDHDVALRSHELLADGVGLTAR; encoded by the coding sequence ATGGAACTCTCCGCCGTAGACCTCTCTCCGGTCCCGGACGACGGTACCGCGACCGACGCCTACGCGAACACCGTCGCGGCCGCACGACAGGCCGAGCGGCTCGGCTACTCACGGTTCTGGGTCGCCGAACACCACGGCATGGCGACCAGGATCGCGGGCACCGCACCCGAAGTCTTGCTCGGCCATCTCGCCGCGGAAACCGACGCGATCCGCCTTGGCTCCGGGGCGGTCCTGCTCAACCACTACAGCCCGTTCAAGGTCGCCGAACAGTTCGGCGCACTGGACGCGCTCGCGCCGGGCCGTATCGACGCGGGTCTCGGGCGGGCGAACGGCTCGCCGGCCGCCGACCGCGCCCTCGGCACGGACCGACGCGTGCAGAACCCCGACGAGGACCACACCGAGAAGATCAAGGCCGTCGTCGATCACCTCTACGACGACTATCCCGAGGGACACGCCTACAGCGACCTCGAGATCCCGCGCTCGGGCGAGGCCGAGCCGGTCCCGTGGGTCCTCGGCTCGAGTCCGTCCAGTGCGGCGATCGCCGGTGAACTCGGCTTGCGATACTGTTTCGCGGCGTTCATTCGGCCGCAACTCGCCACGCGCTCGTTCGAGGCCTACCGTGATCACTTCGAGTCGTCGCGGCTGGCCGACGGACTCGACGAACCACAGGGGATGCTCGCGGTGAACGCGGTCTGTGCCGAAACGGACCAAGCGGCGGCGCGGATCCGAGCGGTCGCCGAGGCGACGTACAAGCGGATGCAACGCGGCGAAATCGGGACGAGACCGTCGATCGAGGACGCCATCGACGAACTCGGCGGCGTGCCCCAGCCGACGCCTGCGACGCTCGATGCCGAGGAGTGGCCGCGGGCGATCTCCGGGAATCCGGAGACGGTTGCAGGCCTCCTAGAGCAACTCGCCGATCGCGTCGGCGTCGACGAGGTGATGATCCAGCACGTCGTCCCCGATCACGACGTCGCGCTCCGTTCGCACGAACTACTGGCCGACGGCGTCGGCCTCACGGCTCGTTGA